A genomic window from Nematostella vectensis chromosome 9, jaNemVect1.1, whole genome shotgun sequence includes:
- the LOC116609917 gene encoding uncharacterized protein LOC116609917: protein MVGEKDSSTYRKKRKRVFYGKQKQELNRSDRDESSQTTRGLVEEPGPSHSRSADYTPDHSEQAPASASRKKLSDHGYNESFDGEFSSDDQSLSKFDSDHEEVSGDDAEACEYRVVDLGCLSSYLSDVHRCEEGKLEIKETTSARAGLKSSFEVKCSSCHETETLTTSSQIHQRGKSFDVNRRVVYHSLESGNGYEGLASFCRVMNMPCVSKAAYYKQLDIIVNAQEEEGRREMCSAAKRLRQKLMGDDGKEFELLDVAVSFDGTWAKRGFTSLTGVVFAISIDTGEVLDYHVLSKQCQTCTINRGKISDDGKFEDWILEHVASGACDINFVGSSPAMEAEGAVVLWSRSMERYNIRYKWMICDGDSKSHNSVQDIYDECRVEKLDCVGHVQKRMGKRLLQLKSRRKGKLDDGHTIGGRGRLTEAKIKKTPKGVWSGNSPEHCARYQSHRKRH, encoded by the exons ATGGTCGGAGAAAAAGACTCTTCGACGTAccgaaagaaaagaaaacgcgTGTTTTACGGCAAGCAAAAACAGGAGCTGAACCGCTCAGACAGAGATGAAAGCTCTCAAACAACTCGTGGCCTCGTCGAAGAACCAGGACCCTCACACTCTCGATCGGCAGATTATACTCCAGATCACAGTGAACAAGCTCCAGCAAGTGCTTCTAGAAAGAAGCTTAGCGACCATGGCTACAATGAAAGCTTTGACGGAGAGTTTTCTTCGGACGATCAAAGCCTTTCAAAATTTGACTCAGACCACGAGGAGGTATCTGGTGATGATGCTGAAGCCTGCGAATATCGAGTCGTGGACTTGGGATGCCTCTCTTCATATCTTTCCGATGTTCATAGATGCGAAGAAG gtaaacttgaaataaaagaaactacTTCAGCAAGGGCAGGGCTGAAATCCTCTTTCGAGGTTAAGTGCAGTTCCTGTCATGAAACTGAAACTCTGACAACATCAAGTCAAATCCACCAAAGAGGCAAGTCTTTCGATGTCAACCGGCGAGTAGTGTACCACTCCCTGGAAAGTGGAAATGGATATGAGGGACTTGCTTCATTTTGCAGAGTCATGAATATGCCATGCGTTAGCAAAGCAGCATATTACAAACAATTGGACATAATTGTCAATGCTCAGGAAGAGGAGGGAAGACGTGAAATGTGTTCGGCCGCAAAAAGACTGCGTCAGAAGCTGATGGGAGATGATGGCAAGGAGTTTGAGCTTCTTGACGTGGCTGTCAGTTTTGATGGAACCTGGGCCAAGAGAGGCTTCACATCACTCACTGGAGTGgtttttgctatttctataGACACTGGAGAGGTCCTAGACTACCATGTCCTCTCCAAACAATGCCAGACATGTACCATAAACAGAGGCAAAATTTCTGATGATGGAAAGTTTGAGGATTGGATACTAGAACATGTGGCTTCAGGTGCATGTGACATAAACTTTGTTGGAAGTTCTCCTGCCATGGAGGCAGAGGGTGCTGTTGTGCTCTGGAGTAGATCCATGGAACGCTACAACATCAGGTACAAGTGGATGATTTGCGATGGGGACAGTAAATCACACAACTCTGTCCAAGACATTTACGATGAATGTAGGGTGGAAAAATTAGACTGTGTGGGGCACGTGCAAAAAAGGATGGGAAAGCGGTTGCTCCAGTTGAAGAGTAGGAGAAAAGGGAAGCTAGATGATGGCCATACGATTGGTGGCCGTGGCCGCCTCACAGAGgccaagataaaaaaaactccaaaAGGAGTATGGTCTGGCAATTCGCCAGAACACTGTGCAAGATACCAATCCCACAGAAAGAGACATTGA